From Alphaproteobacteria bacterium, a single genomic window includes:
- the rplS gene encoding 50S ribosomal protein L19: MEQIEAENVAKLTAERPVPEFRPGDTVRVNYKVVEGTRERVQAYEGVCIARKSAGINSSFTVRKISSGEGVERVFPLYSPNIDSIEVVRMGRVRRAKLYYLRERRGKSARITERSRASRNALEAKAAARAEAAAQARNDSAAAD; this comes from the coding sequence ATCGAACAGATCGAAGCGGAAAACGTCGCGAAGCTCACCGCCGAGCGGCCGGTGCCGGAATTCCGTCCGGGCGACACCGTGCGCGTGAACTACAAGGTGGTCGAAGGCACCCGCGAGCGCGTGCAGGCCTATGAGGGCGTCTGCATCGCCCGCAAGAGCGCCGGCATCAACTCGTCCTTCACCGTGCGCAAGATCTCGTCCGGCGAGGGCGTCGAGCGTGTGTTCCCGCTCTATTCGCCGAACATCGACTCGATCGAGGTGGTGCGCATGGGCCGTGTCCGCCGCGCGAAGCTCTATTATCTGCGTGAGCGTCGCGGCAAGTCGGCCCGCATCACCGAGCGCAGCCGCGCGTCGCGGAACGCGCTGGAAGCCAAGGCGGCGGCCCGCGCCGAAGCCGCGGCCCAGGCGCGGAACGATTCCGCCGCGGCTGATTAA